Part of the Ostrinia nubilalis chromosome 25, ilOstNubi1.1, whole genome shotgun sequence genome is shown below.
TAACCATGGACAGGTGCTGGTTTGTTGCAATTTGGATGCCTTTGGAAGGAGTTCTGGCGTGTTCTGTAGCAGTATTTTCTTGGTTTGGAGGTCTTTTAAATAAACCTTTGTTCTTCTTCAGTTGAAAGGTCGTCAGTCGCAAACGCACGACTGACGCCTTCTCAAAACGTTTAATTTTAAGGagtcgaaataaataataaataaataaatctttggaaaatttcacacagcgccagctagccccaaagccaaagtaagcaacttaatgcttgtgttatggatgctaacttaacggatatactacttacatacttttttttaaatacatacatacatacatattatatagtaacacccagacccgtcacagaaattaaaattcatcatttcaatttctgcccggccggaaatcgaacccgggacctctcggcatagtagtccgatctgaaccactacaccaaacggccgacaaaaaccCAAAGGGTCTACACTCTAATTACCCTTCTCACCTCTGCACCCACTTGCTATAATCCTGTTTTGGTAAACTCTTTGGAAGGAGTCCTAGCGTGTACCGTAGCAGTTCCAGACAAACGGTGGCATCAGGCTAAATTGTCGCATGGAGCATTACTACTGGGCCATCTTACCTCGTCCCTCGTGCACCCATTTGACTTGACCCCCGGCTCATATGGTTGCTGGATTCACTGAGGGATTTGGAGATCTCTAATCTGGGTGCTCCGATGCCAGGCTATAATTGCCTGTTTTGAGGAAAGAGCCCTAGTATGTAACGTCCTTATACATCATGTAGCATCTAAAGGCAGTTGTTGTAATAGTATAGGAGCGATTCTTACCTCGTCCCTCGTGCACCCACTTAACGGAGCGCTTCTTTCTGTTGACATACATGCTCTGCCCCCGGCTCATGTGGTTGCTGGAGTCGCTTAAAGACTTGGAGATGTGGAACTGTTCGATGCCAAGTTACTATCGCCTTTTTTGGGAAATCTTTTGGAAGTACCCTTAGCCCTAGCGTGTTCTGTAGCAGTATTGTCATTGATTAGACCCTTCTTACCTCGTCCCTCGTGCACCCACTTGATGGAGCGCTTAGAGACTTGGAGATATCGAGTTGGGGGTAGTCCGATGCCGGCACCATTAGTATTAGGCTATTATCGCCTGTTTTGGGAAAGCATTTGGAAGGAGTCTTAGCGAAACAACTAGCACAGTCAGACAGCGGCTTCAACTAGAATGTCATGCAAGTGATAGAAGCTATTCTGTGTCATCTTATGATCTTACCTCGTCCCTCGTGCACCCACTTGACGGAGCGCTTCTTCCTGTTGACGTACATGCTCTGCCCCCGGCTCACGTGGTTACTGGAGTCGCTCAGGGACTTGGAGATATCGAAGAATTCGTAGCGTGAATAGCGTTTACCTCAGTAGTAGTTTTTCCCAAGTAGAGACGTCAGCTAGCTAGCAAGCTAAACGGTGACCTCTAATGCTGCTATAATAAGACCAATTCTGGTGTCTTACCTCGTCCCCCGTGCACCCACTTGACGGAGCGCTTCTTCCTATTGACGTACATGCTCTGCCCCCGGCTCATGTGGTTGCTGGAGTCACTTAAAGACTTGGAGATGTGGAACGGTCCGATGCCAAGTTACTATCGTCTCTTTTAGGAAATCCTTTGGAAGTACCCTTAGCCCTAGCGTGTTCTGTAGCAGTATTGTCATTGATTAGACCCTTCTTACCTCGTCCCTCGTGCACCCACTTGATGGAGCGCTTAGAGACTTGGAGATATCGAGTTGGGGCAGTCCGATGCCGGCACCATTAGTATTAGGCTATTATCGCCTGTTTTGGGAAAGCATTTGGAAGGAGTCTTAGCGGAACAACTAGCACGGTCAGACAGCGGCTTCAACTAGAATATATAATACAAGTAATAGAAGCTAAAGCTAAGGTTGCTGGAGTCACTTAAAGACTTTGAGATATCGAAGGATTCGTAGCGTGAACCGTAGTATAGTATTTGCCACATATAGACGTCAGCACGTCAAGTTAagctgtggcatcttatgcagttgtgTTATGAGCGAttttgttttatcttacctCGTCCCTCGTGCACCCACTTGACGGAGCGCTTCTTCCTGTTGACGTACATGCTCTGTCCCCGGCTCATGTGGTTGCTGGAGTCGCTCAGGGACTTGGAGATATCGAAGGTTTCCTAACGTGAATAGCGTTTACCTCGGTAGTAGTATTTCCCAAGTAGAGAGGTCAGCTAGCCTGCAAGCTAAACGGCGGCATCTAATGCTGCTTTAATAGGACCGGTTCTGGTCTTACCTCGTCCCTCGTGCACCCACTTGACGGAGCGCTTCTTCCTGTTGACGTACATGCTCTGCCCCCGGCTCATGTGGTTACTGGAGTCGCTCAGGGACTTGGAGATATCGAAGAATTCGTAGCGTGAATAGCGTTTACCTCAGTAGAATTTTTTCCCAAGTAGAGACGTCAGCTAGCTAGCAAGCTAAACGGTGACCTCTAATGCTGCTATAATAAGACCAATTCTGGTGTCTTACCTCGTCCCTCGTGCACCCACTTGACGGAGCGCTTCTTCCTGTTGACGTACATGCTCTGTCCCCGGCTCATATGGTTGCTGGAGTCGCTCAGGGATTTGGAGATGGCTCGCGCGAGGTCCATTTGCTCCTTCACGGTTGGGTGCACGCCCGGCACGTAGAACGCTGATGATGCGAATGTCTTCTCTGGAAAATTTTAAACAGAGAGTTAGAAACTCCTTACTTTCATTGCATTCAAAAGATAAggtataagaaataaaaaattggAACGGTTAATGTTTGTGGTGTCGCTTCAGAGCCAGTACCCAGGTAGGCCAATtcctgttttaatttaaataacttaaaaaagttCTCATCTAAAGTGACTTCTACTTACGTGTGTCACAAGAATGGTAATATAAAGCACGATCCTctctaatgaaaaaaaaaatcctcacTAAACCAGagaaaatggaggatttagccTAAGTACTACCTCCAGTTTCTCTGGTCGAGTCACACCCAAACGAGAAACACTGTTACCCAGGTGATTTGGGAGAGATCTTtaatgttcgcatatttctaCCTTAGTCGCTTTTTACAACGTCTACGGGAAGAATGGGAGTGACTGGTCCTATAGTACTCTACCAGAGGACCCACATTGAAAAAGTAGTGTCTTCTTACGAGTATTCATaaacaatactatgaggtctcacagtgcgcatggacgcacagggtgacactcgaaccaattacagagctctattcaacgctgtgcgttcgatatgctgcttcacttaagcaagcatcgtttgtgaacacAGGCGTTataaatcgtttcatccacgaagacgcgcccacCAATTTTTTGTCGAGGCAAGCGCGGGGTGCTGGGAGtatgatccgagcaatccgagcgtcattgtaccgataacactcaaacattagcggaagaatagtggggcgcgtcttcgagGATGAAACGATCTTATAGTTTTCAACAACACCATCATAAACTACCTAACTTATCAACGTTTTAAACTCACCAAACTTGCGGTCCTTCTTGATGATGTGCTCCTCAGCATCAGGCGCGGGCGTGAAGATCTTATTGAGGTCTACCTCCCGCTCGCCCGGCAGGATCGGCTTGTGCTCTATGTTCTCCTGGAATGGCAGTCCAGGACATTGTAATGGAAGCCCGGTAGGTGGTCTAGCGAATAGCGTAGCTGAACCAGTGGCGTATCTATGGTTATTTTTCAGAGGGCCCCGGGACCCTCGCTGTGAAGCAACGCGGGTGTCTTATTAGGGTAAAGTAGGTATGTAGATTTAGTGGGCACTGGACCATTCTGAGCAGAACAGTCGAAAGAGGCTCATTGGTAGATTGATAGATACTTTGTAATATTCATCCTGGGATCTGAACTGGACCCAtggaaaaagaaaaattatatatattttttttatttttagtagatttaattgaTAGTAGAAAACCCTTACATTATCTTTAAAGGAAATAAACTCCCCAGTACTTGATTCTATGGTGAATCCTGTATTGTATATGATACGATAAGTAGGCATGTAGAGACAATTACCCACCTAAAATTTTCCTTAATCACACATAATTGAGCTCCAAAATAACGTGACTCAATGTTACTTCAATGACAACCCATAAATGCAACCCAATTTGAAGGCCtgaagtaaataagtaagtgaTTGCATTTCCAGCTAAATGCAATCAGGAATCAAAGTTTTCGGCTATTTCATAAAGCTTACTAAATTAAATTTGACCTTCACtttttgggtttttattggcggtcaagctgtagatcctggctacacaggagttgcagcggcgggaacgagaggtgggaatagaccCGTTTTACTAAATTAAGCATTTTTAAAAGTCAGAGACATTTATGAGTACAGTCTAGACTAATTTATTCCGCTTCGCTATTcgctataaataataataataataataaataaataacgcagTTAGTGTAGAGCTGCGTCTTCGCTTCGATTATGATGATTTTTGGTAATCGTCTATTCGAGTAAGAAAGATGATTGTTTACTCGAATACGACACACCAACATACAACCTTAGCcttttaaatatacataattttaaggaaaattaattaatgctcTAAACTCTGCTAATACATGTTTACTTACAATGTGTATTTAATTTACTGTTTTATATAAAATTGTTTTCTtatagaacaaaaaaataaactctTACATACACAAGtgcacagtcttttattttcccttagaagcggacatccctgttttattaattcaatcgttagatatta
Proteins encoded:
- the LOC135084118 gene encoding uncharacterized protein LOC135084118 translates to MMTISESQYSSNKMSSIHKINDRIVHRDSYDDVKSSSSVNSALVTKRGFKPSDMFDPQKKEFLTNLSYKLFPNDGELAREMPLPMDLPPENIEHKPILPGEREVDLNKIFTPAPDAEEHIIKKDRKFEKTFASSAFYVPGVHPTVKEQMDLARAISKSLSDSSNHMSRGQSMYVNRKKRSVKWVHEGRGRSAPSSGCTRDEETFDISKSLSDSSNHMSRGQSMYVNRKKRSVKWVHEGRVEAAV